A part of Synechococcus sp. KORDI-49 genomic DNA contains:
- the mazG gene encoding nucleoside triphosphate pyrophosphohydrolase: MAATRSEALQELIDVVARLRDPVSGCPWDLAQTHASLVPYLLEEAHEVADAIRHGDDDHINEELGDLLLQVVLHARIASEEKRFNLDTVARGITDKLIRRHPHVFGGDLRSWEEIKAAEQADIHGCSNSPLSDRLAGKVRALPALAASMTISKQAAKAGFEWDSIDGVWEKVHEELDELKEAVASGDRGHAQEELGDLLFTLVNVARWCGIEPEEGLAGTNRRFLDRFSRVEAALDGDLQGRSIVELETLWQQAKAQIKAEQSAPAAETP, from the coding sequence ATGGCTGCCACCCGCTCCGAGGCCCTGCAGGAGCTGATCGATGTGGTGGCCAGGCTGCGGGATCCCGTCAGCGGCTGTCCATGGGATCTGGCCCAGACCCATGCATCCCTGGTGCCATACCTGCTGGAAGAGGCCCATGAGGTGGCGGACGCCATCCGCCACGGCGATGACGACCACATCAATGAAGAGCTCGGTGACCTGCTGCTGCAGGTGGTGCTTCACGCCCGCATCGCCAGTGAGGAGAAGCGCTTCAACCTCGACACGGTGGCTCGGGGCATCACCGACAAGCTGATCCGCCGTCATCCGCACGTCTTCGGTGGCGACCTCCGCAGCTGGGAGGAGATCAAGGCGGCTGAACAGGCGGACATCCACGGATGCTCCAACAGCCCCCTGAGCGATCGTCTCGCCGGGAAAGTGCGCGCACTGCCCGCTCTCGCCGCGAGCATGACCATTTCGAAGCAGGCCGCCAAGGCGGGCTTCGAATGGGACAGCATCGACGGGGTCTGGGAGAAGGTGCACGAGGAGCTCGATGAGCTCAAGGAAGCGGTGGCGAGCGGCGATCGGGGCCATGCCCAGGAGGAACTCGGTGACCTGCTGTTCACCCTGGTGAATGTGGCCCGATGGTGTGGCATCGAACCGGAGGAAGGGCTGGCCGGCACCAACCGGCGCTTCCTGGATCGCTTTTCCCGGGTTGAAGCCGCCCTGGACGGCGATCTTCAGGGCCGCAGCATCGTTGAGCTGGAAACTCTCTGGCAACAGGCCAAGGCCCAGATCAAAGCTGAGCAGTCAGCTCCCGCTGCAGAAACGCCGTGA
- a CDS encoding MBL fold metallo-hydrolase — protein MTLAATYLGANGWLLEVGSLRILVDPWLRGMLSFPPGPWFLRGELGTEQPIPGDLDLLLLTQGLADHAHPATLRLLPRDLPVVGSAAAARVVKSLGFHAVTELKPGESSQHQQLTIRATAGAPVPQVENGYLLHHPDGQLYLEPHGFLDPNLPPQPLDAVITPMVDLGLPLAGAFVKGCTVVPELVKRFQPRTVLASTSGGDVRFEGALSGLLQMAGSAAETATCLPAETRWLNSSPGERYQLR, from the coding sequence ATGACCCTCGCTGCCACCTATCTGGGAGCGAACGGCTGGCTGCTCGAGGTGGGCTCGCTGCGGATCCTGGTGGATCCATGGCTGCGGGGCATGCTGAGCTTCCCGCCAGGGCCTTGGTTTCTCCGGGGGGAACTCGGAACAGAACAGCCGATTCCTGGTGACCTCGATCTGCTGCTGCTCACCCAGGGACTGGCCGATCATGCCCACCCAGCAACGCTGCGCCTGCTGCCCAGAGATCTGCCGGTGGTCGGCTCGGCTGCTGCTGCCCGTGTGGTGAAGTCACTCGGCTTCCACGCGGTGACGGAGCTCAAGCCTGGCGAAAGCAGCCAACATCAACAGCTGACCATTCGCGCCACTGCCGGCGCGCCTGTCCCGCAGGTGGAGAACGGCTATCTCCTGCACCATCCCGATGGCCAGCTGTATCTGGAGCCACACGGCTTCCTGGATCCCAATCTTCCGCCGCAACCCCTGGATGCCGTGATCACACCGATGGTGGATCTCGGACTGCCGCTGGCAGGGGCCTTCGTCAAAGGCTGCACCGTCGTGCCGGAGCTGGTGAAACGCTTCCAGCCTCGAACCGTCCTCGCCAGCACATCAGGAGGCGATGTTCGCTTCGAAGGAGCGCTCAGCGGCCTGCTGCAGATGGCCGGATCGGCTGCAGAAACAGCGACATGCCTGCCCGCCGAGACCCGCTGGCTGAATTCCAGCCCTGGCGAGAGGTATCAGCTTCGCTGA
- a CDS encoding transcriptional repressor, translating into MTDTLPAPSTRQRALLAALRDCGDEMSGQQLHRSLAGGPSAMGLATVYRNLRQLQQKGMVRCRHLPTGEALYAPVEQDRHHLTCVDCGETRPLDHCPIHGLSVPQDTQKDFELLFHTLEFFGLCQRCRDRQQLPS; encoded by the coding sequence ATGACGGACACCCTGCCCGCCCCAAGCACCCGTCAGAGAGCCTTGCTCGCCGCCCTCAGGGACTGCGGTGACGAAATGAGCGGGCAGCAGCTGCACCGCAGCCTGGCTGGTGGCCCCTCAGCCATGGGTCTGGCCACGGTGTACCGCAACCTGAGACAGCTGCAGCAGAAGGGGATGGTGCGCTGTCGCCATCTGCCGACCGGCGAGGCGCTGTATGCCCCGGTGGAACAGGACCGGCACCACCTCACCTGCGTGGACTGCGGAGAAACACGACCGCTTGATCACTGCCCGATCCATGGCCTGAGCGTGCCCCAGGACACACAGAAGGATTTTGAACTGCTGTTTCACACGCTTGAATTCTTCGGCCTCTGTCAACGCTGCCGGGATCGGCAGCAGCTGCCGTCATGA
- the speE gene encoding polyamine aminopropyltransferase: MPVWVDEEHRQVRYGLAGEVLVEKTSPFQRITLIRSERYGNALLLDGCWMTAERQERHYHEALVHPALCGAEAIERVLVIGGGDGGTARECLRHQGVQHLDMVEIDGEVVNLCRTHLPSLGGSAWSDPRLHLTVGDGIAWAADAPDSSYDVVLVDGSDPAGPAEGLFNRGFFEQCRRILRPGGVFGTQSESPEAFREVHVAMVQLIREVFGHADPMYGWVPMYPSGWWSWTFAAKDGPRYLHSDSQRAAVVTSDCEIWSPRWQQGAFQAVPAFIDREINHG; the protein is encoded by the coding sequence ATGCCCGTTTGGGTTGATGAGGAACATCGGCAGGTCCGTTACGGACTCGCCGGTGAGGTGCTGGTGGAGAAAACCAGTCCGTTCCAACGGATCACCCTGATCCGCAGTGAGCGCTACGGCAATGCATTGCTGCTGGATGGCTGCTGGATGACGGCCGAGAGGCAGGAACGTCACTATCACGAAGCTCTGGTCCATCCGGCCCTCTGCGGCGCCGAGGCGATCGAGCGCGTGCTGGTGATCGGCGGCGGAGATGGCGGCACCGCCCGGGAGTGTCTGCGCCATCAGGGCGTGCAGCATCTGGACATGGTGGAGATCGACGGCGAAGTTGTGAATCTGTGCCGGACCCATCTGCCATCGCTTGGCGGATCCGCCTGGAGCGACCCCCGCCTGCATCTCACCGTGGGGGATGGCATTGCGTGGGCTGCAGACGCCCCGGACAGCAGTTATGACGTTGTGCTGGTGGATGGATCCGACCCCGCCGGCCCGGCAGAAGGCCTGTTCAACCGGGGCTTCTTCGAGCAGTGCCGACGCATTCTCAGACCTGGCGGCGTGTTCGGCACCCAGAGTGAATCACCGGAAGCCTTCCGAGAGGTGCATGTCGCCATGGTGCAACTGATCCGGGAGGTGTTCGGCCACGCGGATCCGATGTACGGCTGGGTGCCGATGTACCCCAGCGGATGGTGGAGCTGGACCTTCGCAGCCAAGGATGGCCCCCGGTATCTCCACAGCGACAGCCAGCGGGCAGCCGTCGTGACCTCCGACTGCGAGATCTGGAGTCCCCGCTGGCAGCAAGGGGCCTTCCAGGCCGTCCCCGCATTCATCGATCGGGAGATCAACCATGGCTGA
- the speB gene encoding agmatinase → MADPDKPPLFDRSGTIFMAAKRDPSGCQVGLFGVPYDGTTSFRPGTRFGPAAIREVSQGLETYCPQLDRDLEDLSFADLGAVEIPFGAPEPVLELVRQATATVLTQGLRPLMLGGEHSISSGAVAAVAERHPDLVLVQLDAHADLRDSWLGTRHSHACAMRRCLDVLPSGQLLQLAIRSGTREEFQELKASGRRITDAEALRQALTPLQGKPIYLTVDLDWFDPAVLPGTGTPEPGGFHWRDFAAVIEILQHHQLVAADVVELAPQLDTSGISAVLAAKVTRSLLLLLGNRQ, encoded by the coding sequence ATGGCTGATCCGGACAAGCCGCCCTTGTTCGACAGGAGCGGCACCATTTTCATGGCAGCGAAACGCGATCCCTCCGGCTGCCAGGTTGGGCTCTTCGGGGTGCCCTATGACGGCACCACCTCCTTCCGTCCTGGAACCCGCTTCGGACCAGCAGCCATCCGTGAGGTGAGCCAGGGACTGGAGACCTACTGCCCCCAGCTGGATCGGGACCTGGAGGATCTGAGCTTCGCCGATCTGGGAGCCGTGGAGATCCCCTTCGGAGCCCCCGAGCCGGTGCTGGAGCTGGTTCGTCAGGCCACAGCCACGGTTCTGACCCAGGGACTACGGCCCTTGATGCTCGGTGGAGAACACTCGATCAGCTCCGGCGCTGTGGCCGCCGTGGCGGAACGGCACCCCGATCTGGTGCTGGTGCAGCTCGACGCCCACGCTGACCTGCGCGACAGCTGGCTGGGGACACGGCACAGCCATGCCTGTGCCATGCGTCGCTGTCTGGACGTGCTGCCCAGCGGACAGCTGTTGCAACTGGCGATCCGCAGCGGCACCCGAGAAGAGTTCCAGGAACTGAAGGCCAGCGGTCGTCGGATCACGGATGCAGAAGCGTTGCGGCAAGCCCTGACACCACTGCAAGGGAAACCGATCTATCTCACGGTGGATCTGGACTGGTTTGATCCAGCGGTCCTACCCGGCACAGGCACACCGGAACCCGGAGGCTTCCACTGGCGGGACTTCGCCGCCGTGATCGAGATCCTGCAACACCATCAGCTGGTGGCGGCCGATGTGGTGGAACTCGCTCCGCAGCTCGACACCAGTGGGATCAGCGCTGTCTTGGCCGCCAAGGTCACCCGCAGCCTGCTGCTGCTGCTCGGAAACCGTCAATAG
- a CDS encoding cyclic nucleotide-binding domain-containing protein has translation MSASGTKATPLELMEEHPEGDRLTLPTGALVFRRGEPVQAIHVVQRGLVELSSGPRNRMRYGPGELFFYEDLVAATEYHSRDARALTPLALIRLNRTGFLTLIHRHPTLVLDLLLKQHQRLRQQRSQARHFY, from the coding sequence TTGAGTGCTTCCGGCACCAAAGCGACGCCGCTCGAGCTGATGGAGGAGCACCCTGAGGGGGACCGCCTCACCCTTCCGACCGGTGCGTTGGTGTTTCGGAGGGGAGAGCCGGTTCAGGCGATCCACGTCGTTCAGAGAGGCCTCGTGGAGCTCAGCAGTGGCCCTCGCAATCGCATGCGTTACGGGCCTGGTGAACTCTTCTTCTACGAAGATCTCGTTGCGGCCACCGAATATCACAGTCGTGATGCAAGGGCACTGACTCCGCTGGCGCTGATCCGATTGAATCGGACCGGTTTTCTGACCTTGATTCATCGGCATCCCACCCTCGTGCTCGATCTGCTGCTGAAGCAGCACCAGCGGCTGCGGCAGCAGCGCAGCCAGGCGCGGCACTTCTATTGA
- a CDS encoding chlorophyll a/b-binding protein — translation MQSNQANETWFQSTAARDIHLEQLKRAELFNGRAAMLGIVIGILTEGLTGAGIAHQIGLGALIDGYAACRTQFLPFCF, via the coding sequence ATGCAGTCCAACCAAGCCAACGAGACGTGGTTTCAGTCCACTGCTGCCCGCGACATTCATCTTGAACAGCTCAAGCGTGCTGAGCTCTTCAACGGACGCGCGGCCATGCTCGGAATCGTGATCGGAATCCTCACCGAAGGTCTCACCGGCGCCGGGATCGCTCACCAGATCGGCCTCGGCGCTCTGATTGACGGCTATGCAGCCTGCCGTACCCAGTTCCTTCCCTTCTGCTTCTGA
- a CDS encoding 4Fe-4S binding protein, which yields MVPDSGTDFQRLAPYVLGRARRGVVGSSRYAQRLRTAVLEAARDADRRPVLISGEPGLEKDNLAALIHFGSGERRRLLLRLDTADLQGSGRQLLDHLGENSLLVSGIDRMEPSLQQRLVALARGQEPGFQGRVMFTSESPVPCLDAIVIPIRVPPLRVRRSDLGDWLRYQLRLQSTNRGWSRAPQLPDSIVRRLQNHDFPNNIRELEHLVDRALRQAHQDSQVGQTSAAAPPTVLPEAVFWTNQRERRLRFDLWRWKPQLREWMRSPSLWNGLLFGLVSWLFVAANLALWLGPQNRAENPVLILFWAWWWPLILLTYPLVGRLWCAVCPFMVWGEIAQRLTPWRKRVWPHGDSDRWAAPLLAAGFAAILVWEEVWNLEDTAWLSSCLLLLITAGAVLGSLVFEKRFWCRHLCPVGGMNGLFAKLSILELRAEAGTCGGSCSSYACFKGGPADGEGLASQGCPLGTHPAHLSDNRNCVLCLTCAQACPNRSVQLRLRPPAADLQPRMQPPDGERGLILVLAGGICLHHWQRLLGWLPLTPDSLQEGALLPRLSIAVLALALPAMAGLWLDRRWLYAGLPLLWSLLLARHLPLGMGEGGTLLPEGWPQWQADPHVIGFAQTLVVVIGWAGAVALSQRLMRSFDRNWRIGMAGLLLISVGGRWLVAH from the coding sequence TTGGTGCCTGACTCCGGCACGGACTTCCAACGGCTCGCTCCCTACGTACTGGGGCGGGCGCGCCGAGGGGTGGTGGGATCCAGTCGCTATGCCCAGCGTCTGCGCACCGCCGTGCTGGAGGCTGCCCGTGACGCTGATCGCCGGCCCGTGCTGATCAGTGGTGAACCTGGTCTCGAGAAGGACAATCTCGCAGCTCTCATCCATTTCGGCTCCGGGGAGCGCCGTCGGCTGCTGCTGCGCCTGGACACGGCGGATCTGCAGGGAAGTGGTCGCCAGCTTCTCGACCATCTGGGTGAGAACAGCCTTCTGGTGAGTGGCATCGATCGGATGGAACCATCTCTGCAGCAGCGGCTGGTGGCCCTGGCCCGCGGTCAGGAGCCGGGATTTCAAGGGCGGGTGATGTTCACCAGTGAGAGCCCCGTCCCATGCCTCGATGCCATCGTGATCCCCATCAGGGTGCCTCCTCTGCGGGTGCGCCGCTCCGACCTGGGGGACTGGCTGCGGTACCAGCTGCGGCTGCAGAGCACGAATCGCGGCTGGAGCCGAGCACCGCAGCTGCCGGACTCGATCGTGCGTCGCCTGCAGAACCACGACTTTCCAAACAACATCCGCGAACTGGAACATCTGGTGGATCGGGCCCTGCGCCAGGCCCATCAGGACAGTCAGGTGGGGCAGACCAGCGCCGCAGCACCGCCGACGGTGTTGCCGGAAGCCGTGTTCTGGACGAACCAGCGGGAACGGAGGCTTCGTTTTGACCTCTGGCGCTGGAAACCGCAACTGCGCGAATGGATGCGTTCCCCCTCTCTTTGGAACGGTCTGTTGTTCGGCCTGGTGAGCTGGTTGTTCGTGGCGGCCAATCTGGCGCTCTGGCTCGGCCCCCAGAACCGCGCTGAGAATCCGGTTCTGATCCTGTTCTGGGCCTGGTGGTGGCCGCTGATCCTGCTGACCTACCCGCTGGTGGGTCGTCTCTGGTGTGCCGTCTGCCCCTTCATGGTCTGGGGTGAGATCGCTCAGCGCCTGACTCCCTGGCGCAAGCGGGTCTGGCCCCATGGCGACAGTGATCGCTGGGCCGCTCCGCTGCTGGCGGCGGGATTCGCCGCGATCCTGGTGTGGGAGGAGGTGTGGAATCTGGAGGACACGGCCTGGCTGAGTAGTTGTCTGCTGCTGCTGATCACCGCCGGTGCCGTGCTGGGTTCCCTGGTGTTTGAAAAGCGCTTCTGGTGCCGGCATCTCTGCCCCGTGGGCGGCATGAACGGCCTGTTCGCCAAACTCTCGATCCTGGAACTGCGGGCTGAAGCGGGCACCTGCGGAGGCAGCTGCAGCAGCTACGCCTGTTTCAAGGGGGGGCCTGCGGACGGCGAAGGGCTGGCCAGCCAGGGCTGTCCTCTGGGCACGCACCCGGCTCACCTCAGTGACAACCGCAACTGCGTGCTGTGTCTGACCTGCGCACAGGCTTGCCCGAACCGTTCCGTGCAGCTGCGGCTGCGACCACCTGCCGCGGACCTTCAGCCGCGCATGCAGCCCCCTGATGGGGAGCGAGGTCTGATCCTCGTGCTGGCCGGCGGCATCTGCCTGCATCACTGGCAGCGACTGCTCGGCTGGCTGCCCTTGACTCCTGACTCACTTCAGGAGGGAGCTCTGCTTCCACGGCTGAGCATCGCTGTGCTGGCGCTCGCCCTGCCCGCCATGGCGGGACTCTGGCTCGACCGCCGCTGGCTGTACGCCGGCCTGCCATTGCTCTGGTCGCTGCTGCTGGCGCGCCATCTGCCCCTCGGCATGGGTGAAGGCGGCACGCTGCTGCCTGAAGGCTGGCCGCAATGGCAGGCGGACCCGCATGTGATCGGATTTGCACAGACCCTTGTGGTGGTGATCGGATGGGCCGGAGCAGTGGCGCTGTCGCAGCGGCTGATGCGATCCTTCGACCGGAACTGGCGGATCGGCATGGCTGGGCTTCTCTTGATTAGCGTCGGCGGACGCTGGCTGGTGGCGCATTGA
- the gcvT gene encoding glycine cleavage system aminomethyltransferase GcvT, whose translation MALLRTPLHDLCREGGGRMVPFAGWEMPVQFSGLIQEHKAVRERMGMFDISHMGVLRLEGPKPKDALQQLVPTDLHRIGPGEACYTVLLNDRGGIRDDLIVYDRGALDADRGSLVLVINAACADNDTAWIRERMEPAGLTVTDSKADGVLLALQGPQAIPLLERLSGSDLSGLPRFGHRDLTLEGLSQPVFTARTGYTGEDGAELLLSAADGPKFWKQLLEEGVTPCGLGARDTLRLEAAMHLYGQDMDADTTPFEAGLGWLVHLEMPADFVGRQALERAAEVGPSRRLVGLKLQGRAIARHDYPVLHNGEHIGIVTSGTWSPTLEEPIALASVPPALAKVGTELSVEIRGKAQPATVVKRPFYRRA comes from the coding sequence ATGGCACTCCTGCGTACCCCGCTCCACGACCTCTGCCGCGAGGGCGGTGGCCGCATGGTCCCCTTTGCCGGATGGGAGATGCCGGTGCAGTTCAGCGGATTGATTCAGGAACACAAAGCTGTCCGTGAACGGATGGGGATGTTCGACATCTCCCACATGGGCGTCCTGCGACTGGAGGGCCCGAAGCCCAAGGATGCTCTGCAACAGCTCGTCCCAACCGACCTTCACCGCATCGGCCCGGGTGAAGCCTGCTACACGGTGCTGCTCAACGACCGCGGAGGCATCCGCGACGATCTGATCGTCTACGACCGCGGTGCCCTGGATGCTGATCGCGGCTCACTTGTTCTGGTGATCAACGCGGCCTGCGCCGACAACGACACCGCCTGGATCCGTGAACGGATGGAACCGGCTGGACTGACGGTCACCGACAGCAAGGCTGACGGTGTGCTGCTGGCCCTCCAGGGTCCGCAGGCCATCCCCCTGCTGGAACGTCTCAGTGGCAGCGATCTGAGTGGGCTTCCCCGCTTCGGGCACCGAGACCTAACCCTTGAAGGGCTGAGTCAACCGGTGTTCACGGCCCGGACGGGGTACACCGGTGAGGACGGCGCGGAGCTGCTGCTCAGCGCCGCCGACGGGCCGAAGTTCTGGAAACAGCTGCTGGAGGAGGGCGTCACTCCCTGCGGACTGGGAGCACGGGACACCTTGCGCCTCGAAGCAGCCATGCATCTCTACGGGCAGGACATGGACGCTGACACCACCCCCTTCGAAGCAGGGCTGGGATGGCTGGTGCACCTCGAAATGCCTGCGGACTTCGTGGGCCGGCAGGCGCTGGAACGGGCTGCCGAAGTCGGCCCGTCCCGACGACTGGTGGGGCTGAAACTGCAGGGACGCGCCATCGCCCGCCATGACTACCCAGTGCTGCACAACGGCGAACACATCGGCATCGTCACCAGCGGAACCTGGTCTCCGACCCTTGAGGAGCCCATCGCCCTGGCCTCGGTGCCACCGGCGCTGGCCAAAGTCGGCACCGAACTGAGCGTTGAGATCCGCGGCAAGGCCCAACCCGCCACCGTTGTCAAACGGCCCTTCTATCGACGGGCCTGA
- a CDS encoding metal-binding protein: MASGRNHDRATALWSLPWGLVVALVLGWQAGLIAAASFLIGGLWLSPDLDTRSLALRRWGALQWLWWPYRTLLPHRSFWSHGPVIGTLLRLLVLLGWAGLVIALLPGRSIAELPQALLQGIRRHPAPALALLLSLEASVWLHLLLDGDPWPSEWRGQHRR, from the coding sequence ATGGCCTCAGGCCGGAATCACGATCGCGCCACAGCTCTCTGGAGCCTGCCATGGGGCCTCGTGGTCGCACTGGTTCTGGGCTGGCAGGCGGGACTGATCGCGGCAGCCTCCTTTCTGATCGGGGGGCTTTGGCTTTCACCGGACCTTGACACCCGATCACTGGCGCTTCGTCGCTGGGGAGCCCTGCAGTGGCTTTGGTGGCCCTACCGCACCCTCTTGCCTCATCGGTCGTTCTGGTCCCACGGTCCGGTGATCGGCACGCTGCTGCGCCTGCTGGTGTTGCTTGGCTGGGCAGGACTGGTGATAGCGCTGCTGCCCGGCCGATCCATCGCCGAACTGCCCCAGGCGCTGTTGCAGGGAATCCGTCGTCATCCCGCACCAGCTCTGGCCTTGCTGCTGAGCCTGGAGGCGAGCGTCTGGCTGCATCTGCTCCTCGACGGTGACCCCTGGCCATCGGAATGGCGCGGGCAGCACCGCCGGTGA
- the arfB gene encoding alternative ribosome rescue aminoacyl-tRNA hydrolase ArfB: MVQDLVVNKRLVIPAGELQWRFSRASGPGGQGVNTTDSRVELLLDLEACSVLGPIRRARLLERLGSRLSDGCLRVVAAEERSQWQNRQAAMARLSHLLREGLKPPPPSRKATRPGRGAVKRRLEAKKKRGDLKRQRRNKPTLEE; encoded by the coding sequence ATGGTGCAGGATCTCGTCGTCAACAAGCGCCTGGTGATCCCTGCCGGGGAGTTGCAATGGCGTTTCTCAAGGGCTTCAGGGCCCGGCGGACAGGGCGTGAACACCACGGATTCCAGGGTGGAGCTGCTCCTTGATCTGGAGGCCTGCTCGGTGCTCGGTCCCATCCGTCGGGCACGGTTGCTGGAGAGGCTGGGGTCAAGGCTGTCCGATGGTTGTCTGCGTGTCGTGGCCGCTGAGGAGCGGTCCCAGTGGCAGAACCGCCAAGCCGCCATGGCTCGGCTGTCGCATCTCCTGCGGGAGGGCCTCAAGCCCCCTCCTCCGTCGCGGAAGGCCACGCGTCCAGGTCGGGGTGCTGTGAAGCGGCGTCTGGAGGCCAAGAAAAAGCGCGGTGATCTCAAGCGGCAACGTCGCAACAAGCCAACACTTGAGGAGTGA
- a CDS encoding dienelactone hydrolase family protein, translated as MRIEQQTIGLTVDDSLMRIHVARPVAPGPWPGILFYSDIYQLGDPILRLANRLAGYGFVVAAPEIFHRVEPVGTVIEPDAVGRLRGNDAARRTEVSAYDTDAHAVLQWLELDEAVDAARLGAIGFCIGGHLAFRAALRPQIKATACIYPTGLQNGGLGRGVADSLQRVGEIQGALLTVFGSEDPHVPGEAREQILSALVELRHETVLFDANHTFLRDDGWRWDPPLADQAWATVTAFLQRELTAQL; from the coding sequence ATGCGGATCGAGCAGCAGACCATCGGGTTGACCGTTGATGACAGCCTGATGAGGATCCACGTGGCCCGGCCCGTGGCGCCTGGACCCTGGCCCGGCATTCTCTTCTATTCGGACATCTATCAGCTCGGGGACCCGATCCTGCGGCTGGCCAACCGGTTGGCGGGGTATGGCTTCGTGGTGGCTGCACCGGAGATTTTTCACCGGGTTGAGCCTGTGGGCACCGTGATTGAACCCGATGCAGTCGGGCGTCTGCGTGGCAATGACGCCGCACGCCGCACGGAGGTCAGCGCTTACGACACCGATGCCCATGCTGTTTTGCAATGGTTGGAGCTGGATGAGGCCGTGGATGCCGCTCGCCTTGGGGCAATCGGTTTCTGCATCGGCGGTCATCTTGCGTTCCGGGCGGCTCTACGCCCGCAGATCAAGGCCACGGCCTGCATCTATCCGACAGGCCTTCAGAACGGTGGGCTCGGCCGTGGCGTCGCCGATTCACTGCAGCGGGTCGGGGAGATTCAGGGAGCGCTTCTGACGGTGTTCGGGTCCGAAGATCCTCACGTTCCCGGAGAAGCTCGTGAGCAGATCCTCAGTGCTCTGGTTGAACTCCGGCACGAGACGGTGCTGTTTGACGCCAATCACACGTTTCTCAGGGATGACGGTTGGCGCTGGGATCCGCCACTGGCGGATCAGGCCTGGGCAACAGTCACGGCGTTTCTGCAGCGGGAGCTGACTGCTCAGCTTTGA
- a CDS encoding oxidoreductase: MAWTAEDIPSQEGRLALVTGANSGLGLATIQALAARQATVILACRSSRKAEAAQQQLQDQGLSRLELLELDLADLSSVQRAAESVRDRYGHLDLLINNAGVMAPPRRTTVQGHELQFGVNHLGHQALTQALLPLMENRPDARVVTVTSGAQYFGRIHWDDPNWEQRYERYGAYGQSKLANVMFALELDSRLRQRSSTIRSLAAHPGLARTQLQPTAIASGGNGAEALVYRLMDPLFQSAAMGALPQLHAATAPSAQGGEHYGPNQLGGLRGHPSRCRVAPTANNPVERERLWNLSEQLIGA; this comes from the coding sequence GTGGCATGGACCGCTGAGGACATCCCCTCGCAGGAGGGTCGCCTTGCCCTGGTCACCGGCGCGAACAGTGGCCTCGGGTTGGCAACCATCCAGGCACTCGCCGCCCGTCAGGCAACCGTGATTCTGGCCTGTCGCTCAAGCAGGAAAGCCGAAGCAGCACAGCAACAGCTGCAGGATCAGGGGCTCAGCCGACTGGAGCTGCTGGAGCTTGACCTGGCCGACCTGAGCAGCGTGCAACGCGCTGCCGAAAGCGTTCGCGATCGCTACGGCCATCTCGATCTGCTCATCAACAATGCCGGGGTGATGGCGCCCCCTCGCCGCACCACCGTTCAAGGTCATGAACTTCAGTTCGGCGTGAATCACCTGGGGCACCAGGCCCTCACCCAAGCGCTGCTGCCCCTGATGGAGAACCGTCCGGATGCCCGCGTGGTGACCGTCACGTCGGGGGCCCAGTACTTCGGACGGATCCACTGGGATGATCCGAACTGGGAACAACGCTATGAGCGCTATGGCGCCTATGGCCAGAGCAAACTGGCCAACGTGATGTTCGCTCTGGAGCTGGACTCCCGCTTGCGTCAGCGCAGCAGCACCATCCGCTCCCTGGCTGCCCACCCCGGTTTGGCTCGGACCCAGCTGCAACCCACCGCCATCGCCAGTGGCGGCAACGGAGCCGAAGCCCTGGTCTACCGACTGATGGATCCCCTGTTCCAGAGCGCTGCCATGGGAGCCCTGCCCCAGCTGCATGCCGCCACTGCCCCTTCGGCCCAGGGCGGAGAGCACTACGGACCGAACCAGCTCGGTGGCCTTCGAGGCCACCCCAGCCGCTGTCGCGTCGCCCCGACCGCCAACAATCCAGTGGAACGCGAACGCCTCTGGAACCTGAGCGAACAGCTGATTGGTGCCTGA